In Bradyrhizobium sp. 170, the DNA window GCTGCCGAAATCGTACTCGCCTGACTGGATCTTCGCGAAAAGGCTTGACGCTTCCTGCGCCAGCGAAGCCGCGATCATTGTCAGCGGCAGGATGACCATGGCGATGATGATCAGAACGGTGACGGCGGCCGAAAGGCTTGGTCTGCCCTGCATCGATTGCAGCAGCCTGCGATAGACCGGTGCAAAAAGCACCGCCACGACAATCGCCCAGAGAACGGCGCCATAGAACGGGTACAGCACCCAGCCAAACGCCAGCGTGACGGCGACAAGCAGCAGCAGGAAACCCTGGTGTTCGATCCTTTGCACGGCGGTCTCGCTTTCCCAGCTTTCGGATTGGGCCCGGTTGTAGTGGATCAGGGGTGACGAAAACAGGTACTTTTGCGCAGCTTGCCGCCTTCGCTTTACCTATGACTCATTTCACCGGGACCTATTTCACCAGGACTTATTTTACCAGGACTTATTTCACCAGAACCTGGCCGACCATGCCGGCCTCGCGATGGCCGGGGATCAGGCACGCATATTCGAACGTGCCGGCGTGAGTGAACTTCCAGAGGATCTCGGCCGATTTCTTCGGCGCCAGCCGAACGCCGTTCGGTTCGTCATGTGCCATATGCGGGTTCTCCATCATCGCCTTGGCGTGCTTTAGATTTTCTGCCGTGGTGGCGAGCAGGAATTCGTGGTCGTCGGCGCCGGTGTTGCGGACCACAAAGCGGATCTGTTCGCCGCGCTTCACCTCGATGCGGGCGGGCGCGTAGGCCATCTCGCTCATCCCGACCTCGATGGTGCGGGAAGGCTGTTTGGGATCGCCGGGCTCGCCCGCCGCATGGCTTTGGTGGGCGTGCTGCTCATGGCTGTGCGCTGGACGCGGCAGGGCTGAAAGCGCTGACAGCGCCAGCAGGATTGTCACAATGATTTTCATCCGATGTTCCTTCTCGTGTTTTTTCGAATGCGCTGCGCATTGGCGCGAGACGCCGCAACTGCGCAGACATGATTGAACTCTCTGACGGACACGGGCATGCGCGCGCTGTCGCAAGCCGCGGCTGCCCGTCTCGTTACGTCAGGTCAGGCGATGGGAGGGCGGTAGAGCAGAGGGGGCGCCTTGCCCGGCAGGTGCTGAAAATTCCCAAAGACGCAGCGCGAGATCGGCGGCGAGGGTTTTGCGATGGCGGGCAGATCGGCCGCGATCGCGGAAAGGCAGAGCATCGCGCAGCACGGTCCCGGCGAACCCTTGCCGTCGTGCTGATGCTTCGTGTGCTCTTGCGTGGCGTTGCCGGTATCGGCGCGATGCATCTCATGCTCATCCGCTTGCATCGCATGATGCTGGTGCGAGGCCGGGTGCTGCGGCTGAACACCGTCATGCACATGCGCGGCGGCCGCCATCCCGGACTGATGCGCGAGGCACGACGCGGCATCGCCAACCGCCAGCGCGACGCCGGGCGCGAGTACGCAAAACAGATAGATCAGGGCGACAAACCACCCCGCCTTGGCGCGCACCGGCCTCGTCAAGCGAACGAACATACCGGCAAACTAATGCCGTTAGCCGATTCCGCCAAGGCACTGAGGGCGCTGCCCCATCACATCTGCATGCCCAATATCGCGCCATTGTGGCTTGACGTTAGGCGAATAGCCTACGAAGTTGCGTGCGCCGTGGTAATTTCTTCCGACTTCACCCGAGATTCCGACCTGTTCGTTCCCGACTCGCGCCGGGCATGGATCCGGCTTGCCGTCGCCGTGCTGATCGGCTCGCTCGGCAGCGTCGGCATGTGGTCGGTGGTGGTCGCACTTCCCGTGGTGCAGACCGAGTTCGCCGCGAGCCGCGGCACCGCCTCGCTGGCGTTCACGATGATCATGCTCGGATTCGGTTCCGGCGGGGTGCTGACCGGCAAGATCACCGACCGCTACGGCATCGTCACCGCGATCGGGCTCGGCATCGGCATTTTGGGCTTAGGCTATGTCGTCGCGGGAATGTCATCCTCGATCTGGCAATTCATCCTGGTGCATTTCGCGATCGGGCTTTCCTCCTCGGCCACCTTCGGCCCACTGATGGCGGAGGCCTCGCACTGGTTCGACCGCTACCGCGGTCTCGCGGTCGCCATCGCCGCCAGCGGCAATTACATCGGCGGCGCGATCTGGCCGCCGCTGGTGAACTGGGGCATCCAGACCTACCAGTGGCGCGCCACCCACATCGCGATCGGCATCTTCACGGCGGTGGCGATGGCCCTGGCGCTGATCGCCTTGCGGATGCTGATGGGGGCCGGCGCGCAGCGCGACCACGAGAATGCGTCCCCGCCGCGCGTCGACCTGCGCCTTTCCACCAATGCGTTGACCGCGATCCTGGGGCTCGCCGGCATTGCTTGCTGCGTGGCAATGGCGATGCCGCAGGTTCATATCGTGGCCTATTGCGGCGATCTCGGCTATGGCGTGGCGCGCGGCGCCGAAATGCTGTCGCTGATGCTGGGGTTCGGCATCATCAGCCGCATCGGCTCGGGCTTCCTCGCCGACAAGATCGGCGGCATACGCACGCTGCTGATCGGCTCGGTGGCGCAGGGCACCGCGCTGCTGTTCTATTTGTTCTTCGACGGCCTGACCTCGCTCTACATCATCTCCGCGATGTTCGGCCTGTTCCAGGGCGGCATCGTGCCGAGCTACGCCATCATCGTGCGCGAGGCGATGCCGGCCTCCGAGGCCGCGACCCGCGTAGGCATCGTGATCTTCGCCTCCGTGTTGGGCATGTCGTTCGGCGGCTGGATCTCGGGCGCGATCTTTGACGCCTACGGCTCCTACGGCGCGGCCTTCGCCAACGGGCTGGCGTGGAACGCGCTGAATATCGGCATCATGCTGCTGCTGTTGATGCGCGCGCGACAACGGCTGGCGATGGCGTAAGGCCGATCCCGGAACTTGGCAGGGAAATCATGCCGTTCGCGATCAAAGCCGAAATCCACGATCCGCGCGCCAAGTCGTTCTCGTTCGTCGCGCAAAAGACGATGTATGGCGGCAAACATATCGCCAAAGGCGACACGGTCTTTATGTTCGCAAGCGAGAACGAGGGCGGGCAAGGCCTCATCGCGCGCGGCATTGTCACCTCAGCCCAGGCGATTGCAAAGAGGCGCGGCGTCGTCAGGCAAACACCGCGTGTGAGCATCGCCATCAGACGCACTGCACTCGCGAAGCGGCCGCTCGGGCGGAGCGAACTCAAACGATTCAGCGACTGGAATGACGGTCAACCCCAGA includes these proteins:
- a CDS encoding cupredoxin family protein; the protein is MKIIVTILLALSALSALPRPAHSHEQHAHQSHAAGEPGDPKQPSRTIEVGMSEMAYAPARIEVKRGEQIRFVVRNTGADDHEFLLATTAENLKHAKAMMENPHMAHDEPNGVRLAPKKSAEILWKFTHAGTFEYACLIPGHREAGMVGQVLVK
- a CDS encoding MFS transporter, encoding MVISSDFTRDSDLFVPDSRRAWIRLAVAVLIGSLGSVGMWSVVVALPVVQTEFAASRGTASLAFTMIMLGFGSGGVLTGKITDRYGIVTAIGLGIGILGLGYVVAGMSSSIWQFILVHFAIGLSSSATFGPLMAEASHWFDRYRGLAVAIAASGNYIGGAIWPPLVNWGIQTYQWRATHIAIGIFTAVAMALALIALRMLMGAGAQRDHENASPPRVDLRLSTNALTAILGLAGIACCVAMAMPQVHIVAYCGDLGYGVARGAEMLSLMLGFGIISRIGSGFLADKIGGIRTLLIGSVAQGTALLFYLFFDGLTSLYIISAMFGLFQGGIVPSYAIIVREAMPASEAATRVGIVIFASVLGMSFGGWISGAIFDAYGSYGAAFANGLAWNALNIGIMLLLLMRARQRLAMA